One Plasmodium relictum strain SGS1 genome assembly, chromosome: 2 genomic region harbors:
- a CDS encoding TatD-like deoxyribonuclease, putative, which yields MRFIFYFIKYIIFLFYISNIFLKTKSLKVLKNIRYFIFFEKGKVFKEEKKIIVKKNTNIRKMDNQENLFIDIGANLTDKMFDGIYNKKKHENDLKYVLNRAKNNNVEKIIITCTCLEDIDKSLKICETYDPECKFLFLTAGVHPTNCYEFTGKKHIEEIEVLAKKEYEDFVKYYKNEKNILEENKNNEDLVKSRENNLNLTNTKIVHEKKKNSDEQIKEDFKIPGFVYDEKDENYLESLKKRIINNSNRIVSIGEIGLDFDRLFFCPKYIQIKYFIYQLKLAEIFRLPIFLHMRNCSDNFFEILEKYKPLIEEVGAVIHSFTDKEEIIERISNYKNLYIGVNGCSLKTFENINTVKKIPLNLLLLETDAPWCSIKKTHASYHFIKEKYEKRNYTNLKKIKNVIQCDDTTIFKERNEPYNIRDIAEITYKIKEPNITFEAFCKKIRCNTLSLFKKIK from the exons atgcgattcattttttattttattaaatatataatttttttattttatatctctaatatctttttaaaaactaAAAGTCTTAAAgtgttaaaaaatataagatattttattttttttgaaaaaggTAAAGTGTTcaaggaagaaaaaaaaattatcgtaaaaaaaaatacgaaTATAAGGAAAATGGATAATcaagaaaatttatttatcgATATAGGTGCAAATTTAACTGATAAAATGTTTGATGGAAtttataataagaaaaagcATGAAAACGATCTAAAATA TGTTTTAAATAGGGCAAAGAACAATAATGTTGAGAAGATTATAATAACTTGCACGTGCTTAGAAGATATTGATAAATCACTTAAAATTTGTGAAACATAtg ATCCTGAGTGTAAGTTTCTATTTTTAACAGCTGGTGTGCATCCAACAAATTGCTATGAATTTACTGGGAAAAAACATATTGAAGAAATAGAAGTGTTAGCAAAAAAGGAATATGAAGACtttgtaaaatattataaaaatgagaaaaacaTATTagaggaaaataaaaataatgaagatttAGTTAAAAGCAGAGAAAATAACTTAAATTTAACAAATACAAAAATAGttcatgaaaaaaaaaaaaattccgaTGAACAAATAAAAGAAGATTTTAAAATTCCTGGTTTTGTTTATGatgaaaaagatgaaaattatttagaatcattaaaaaaaagaataataaataatagcaACCGAATTGTATCTATTGGTGAAATAGGATTAGATTTTGATAGATTGTTTTTTTGTccaaaatatatacaaattaaatattttatttatcaaTTAAAATTGGCAGAGATATTTAGATTACCAATTTTTCTACATATGAGAAATTGTtctgataatttttttgaaattttagaaaaatataagcCATTAATTGAAGAAGTTGGAGCAGTTATTCATAGCTTTACAGATAAAGAGGAAATAATagaaagaataagtaattataaaaatttgtatATAGGGGTAAATGGATGTTCATTAAAAACTTtcgaaaatataaatacagttaaaaaaatacctttaaatcttttattattagagACAGATGCACCTTGGtgttcaataaaaaaaacgcATGCGTCGTATCATTTCATTAAAgagaaatatgaaaaaagaaattatacaaacttaaaaaaaataaaaaatgtaatacaATGTGATGATACGACCatatttaaagaaagaaACGAGCCATACAATATtag AGACATAGCAGAAAttacatataaaataaaggaGCCCAATATAACTTTTGAGGCATTTTGTAAAAA aatcaGATGTAACACTTTAAGTTTGTTCAAAAAgataaagtaa
- a CDS encoding UMP-CMP kinase, putative, whose product MNYKKFYLRIFFMIIVNFSKFFFVENLSHSENKKKILFLSRTNVYYKRGDNFKNIFKKNKITRIINFKNIILNTKKFNLNQYFEKKFFINNKFIMSEDQPLVIFMLGGPGSGKGTQCKLIQEKFDFIHISAGDCLREYLIKCRNNEVNKKHQSIVEDCINNGKIVPVHITLELMKIKIESEIEKRKQVEDKLIKEEEKEKKSSFSFNLLDENIYLKNTNIEEYNKKLKYENNIYENKEVLEILKKNKLKQKAKYKFIIDGFPRNYDNFNGWIKIIGNYAYVHLCLFLYCDEEIMIERCMNRGLVSGRADDNMETLRKRFETHKNDCMPIINLFLNENKCIFINANKNIENVWNDIQYIFSNM is encoded by the exons atgaattataaaaaattttatttaagaattttttttatgattataGTGAATTTCTCcaaatttttctttgttGAAAATTTAAGTCATTcagaaaataagaaaaaaattctttttttaagcAGAACAAATGTTTATTATAAAAGAGgagataattttaaaaatatattcaaaaaaaataaaataacaagaATTATAAACtttaaaaacataattttaaatactaaaaaatttaatttaaatcaatattttgaaaagaaattttttattaataataaatttataatgaGTGAAGATCAACCTCTTGtg atatTTATGCTTGGTGGTCCAGGTAGTGGAAAGGGAACACAATGTAAATTAATTCAAGAAAAGTTTgattttattcatattagtgcag GTGATTGCTTAAGAgagtatttaataaaatgcaGAAACAatgaagtaaataaaaaacatcAGTCAATTGTAGAAGATTGTATAAATAACg gaAAAATTGTTCCTGTACATATAACATTagaattaatgaaaataaaaatcgaaagtgaaatagaaaaaagaaaacaagtagaagataaattaattaaagaggaagaaaaagaaaaaaagagcaGTTTTTCGTTTAATTTATTGGAtgaaaacatatatttaaagaatacaaatatagaagaatataataagaaattaaaatatgaaaataatatatatgaaaataaagaagtcttagagatattaaaaaaaaataaattaaaacaaaaagcaaagtataaatttattattgatGGATTTCCAAGAAATTACGATAATTTTAATGGATGGATAAAAATTATAGGAAATTACGCTTATGTACATTTATGTTTGTTTCTCTATTGTGATGAAGAAATTATGATTGAAAGGTGCATGAATCGAGGATTAGTAAGTG ggaGAGCTGATGATAATATGGAAACATTAAGAAAAAGATTCGAAACTCATAAAAATGATTGTATGcctataataaatttatttttaaatgaaaataaatgtatttttattaatgcaaataaaaatattgaaaatgtTTGGAATGATatacaatatattttttcaaatatgtaa
- a CDS encoding replication factor c protein, putative encodes MNDDIRSYLDDLNGIDNILNEEIEKEKKLKEKRKFDIYDEYELLLNKKKKKNINLDKSNNNTTINGDKVAPNSFNNIIDNRTFHNNYIFNDYEFLKEYVYKNNLVSDDIFFKKEEINIKEIKEKKKLLDSSEDINDFIKIYDSNNLYPPMYVKKENEKEREEEKRKENLENEHGVNCKNFLKKNKKEFRNLMEKLLLEIKEEDKIINEKKKIEKIKKESIESEKKKELKINFDESENINLSMKHDTIAYDLNIKKENITNKNKINFVEKYRAKYFSELLTDESINREVLLWLKQWTDRIKKEKKIHQNQNNEEKVEYENNDFQRILLLGGSSGKGKTTLAYVIANHFKFNVIEINGSDDRNKETLIPFIESVVCINSIGTKPNLCIIDEIDGLSSTYQNIEGIMKFLNKKDKKNRSIIKRPIICICNDIYHKSLKELRKICKVVIVENVNIEMLKTRINYICDKENIKISNETINKLIEIYKSDVRAILNTIYFLSIGAQNPTNYLNYSTNDDKNENGDKLFNNNMNSTNKWSKLEHEDISKQDSSNKKKKKSENEIIINLDLLNSYLFYKDANNNYIELLNMIYVKNKNKKIISKLLKECHSFFYINLANEYNYLQTYYYIYDNLLNIPFNDFEFCKLSYCLDFLSFCDNIEYKQKQALNYSLQKTLYYVVYLFIITIHLNTNSHIQYVLINNSHSNYFRKKQIDIKKMKDNFINEKYGVITYKYVYSKNFFFETINYLFSFFYMNEFFFKNVHLWGKQTYYRELDLPKYILVPYEYKEVNKFQVFCLKILYIMTLFNISFTNISVSTFSNSHTNSFSYKNYRNNTNQQNNEKTSNVLNSQVEKSYVFDPFVDDFLIFADKKSNIFPMFHNMNKNTQINLISSTFKFKTKNNFLNTNVCESLNELKKWINNNSINFNEKNNLNQMQIIKASKKNNSKKSAFEVNYISNFEISLSDMILIANQNGYKKTFQKYFENIDTKKNDEIKLVKEENVKMGQNILKTKILCNNQNNIFTLSELIVEEKEYMNKIINKEKKIYFSGKYVKTKGYYKNIEERCNAVLQPLNFCVFMK; translated from the coding sequence ATGAATGATGACATAAGAAGTTATTTAGATGATTTGAATGGAATAGATAATATATTGaatgaagaaatagaaaaagaaaaaaaattaaaggaaaaaagaaaatttgaCATTTATGATGAATATGAATTActgttaaataaaaaaaaaaaaaaaaatataaatttagatAAAAGTAACAATAATACAACTATTAATGGAGATAAAGTAGCACcaaattcttttaataatattatcgACAATAGAACATTTCATaacaattatatttttaatgactatgaatttttaaaagaatatgtttacaaaaataatttagtaagtgatgatatattttttaaaaaagaagaaataaatataaaagaaataaaagaaaaaaaaaagttgttAGATAGCAGTGAGGATATAAATGATTTCATCAAAATTTACGattctaataatttatatccACCTATGTAtgtgaaaaaagaaaatgaaaaagaaagagaggaagaaaagagaaaagaaaatttagaaaatgaaCATGGAGtaaattgtaaaaattttttaaaaaaaaataaaaaagagttCAGAAATTTGAtggaaaaattattattagaaaTTAAAGAGgaagataaaataataaatgaaaaaaaaaaaatagaaaaaattaaaaaggaatCAATCGaatctgaaaaaaaaaaggaattaaaaataaatttcgATGAAtcagaaaatataaatctaTCTATGAAACATGATACTATTGCATATGacttgaatataaaaaaagaaaatataacaaataaaaataagataaatttTGTAGAAAAATATAGGGCCAAATATTTTTCTGAATTATTAACGGATGAATCTATTAATAGAGAAGTTTTATTATGGTTAAAGCAATGGACtgatagaataaaaaaagaaaaaaaaatacaccaaaatcaaaataatgaagaaaaagtagaatatgaaaataatgatttccaaagaatattattattaggtGGATCATCaggaaaaggaaaaacaACATTAGCATATGTTATTGCAAATCATTTTAAGTTTAACGTTATAGAAATAAATGGAAGTGATGATAGAAATAAAGAGACATTAATCCCATTTATTGAATCAGTAGTATGTATAAATTCTATTGGTACAAAGCctaatttatgtattatagATGAAATTGATGGATTATCTAGTACATATCAAAATATTGAAGGTATAATGAAatttcttaataaaaaagataaaaaaaatagaagtattattaaaagaccaattatatgtatatgtaaTGACATATATCATAAAAGTTTGAAagaattaagaaaaatttgTAAGGTGGTTATTGTAGAGAATGTAAATATAGAAATGTTAAAAACtagaataaattatatttgtgataaggaaaatataaaaataagcaATGAaactattaataaattaatagaaatatataagaGTGATGTTAGAGCTATTTTAAAtactatatattttctaaGTATAGGTGCACAAAACCCTACTAACTATTTAAACTATTCAACAAATGATGATAAGAATGAAAACGgagataaattatttaacaaTAATATGAATTCAACAAATAAATGGAGTAAGCTAGAGCATGAAGATATAAGTAAACAAGATagtagtaataaaaaaaaaaaaaaaagtgagaATGAAATAATCATAAATttagatttattaaattcctatttattttataaagatgcaaacaataattatattgaattattaaatatgatttatgtaaaaaataaaaataaaaaaataataagcaaattattaaaagagtgccatagttttttttatattaatttagcAAATGAGTATAATTATTTACAAacttattattatatatatgataatttattaaatattccTTTTAATGATTTTGAATTTTGTAAGTTAAGTTATTGTTTAGATTTCTTATCTTTTTGTGATAACATAGAGTATAAGCAGAAACAAGcattaaattattctttaCAAAAAACTCTTTATTATGtcgtatatttatttataataactATACATTTAAATACGAATTCTCATATTCAAtatgtattaataaataacagTCACAGTAATTATTTTCGTAAAAAGCAAATtgacattaaaaaaatgaaagacaattttataaatgaaaaatatggAGTTATAACATATAAGTATgtatattcaaaaaattttttctttgaaacaataaattatttattttctttcttttatatgaatgaatttttttttaaaaatgtacaTTTATGGGGAAAGCAAACTTACTATAGAGAATTAGATTTACCTAAATATATCTTAGTTCCATATGAATATAAAGAAGTAAATAAATTTCAagttttttgtttaaaaattttatatataatgacACTATTCAATATTTCGTTTACAAATATATCTGTTTCTACGTTCTCTAATTCTCATACTAATagtttttcatataaaaattatagaaataaCACAAACCaacaaaataatgaaaaaactAGCAATGTTCTTAATTCTCAAGTAGAAAAATCTTATGTATTTGATCCATTTGTTGATGATTTCCTAATTTTTGCTgataaaaaatcaaatatatttCCTATGTTtcataatatgaataaaaatacacaaattaatttaattagcAGTACCTTCAAATTTAagacaaaaaataattttttaaatacaaatGTATGTGAAAGTTTGAATGAGTTAAAAAAGtggataaataataattcaattAATTTCAAcgaaaaaaacaatttaaatCAAATGCAAATTATTAAGGCATCTAAAAAGAATAACAGTAAAAAGTCTGCTTTCGAAGTTAATTATATATCAAATTTTGAGATATCTTTAAGTGATATGATTTTAATTGCAAATCAAAACGGCTATAAAAAAacttttcaaaaatattttgaaaatatagacacaaagaaaaatgatgaaataaaattagtaaaagaagaaaatgtaaaaatgggacaaaatatattaaaaacaaaaatccTTTGtaataatcaaaataatatttttactttatctGAATTAATAgttgaagaaaaagaatatatgaataaaattataaataaagaaaaaaaaatttatttttcagGTAAATATGTTAAAACGAAAGgttattacaaaaatatagaagAGCGCTGTAATGCCGTTTTACAGCCATTAAATTTTTGtgtttttatgaaataa